The following nucleotide sequence is from Vibrio fluvialis.
TAACTTTTACTGCCAGACCGCCTGTCGACGTTTCGCGGTATTTCGCGTTCATGTCTTTACCGGTTTCCAGCATGGTTTCGATAACCTTATCCAGAGACACGCGTGGCGCAGAAGAGCGACGCAGAGCCATACGGGTAGAGTTGATCGCTTTCACCGCTGCAATACCGTTACGTTCAATACATGGCACCTGCACTTGGCCGGCAACCGGGTCACACGTCAGACCTAAGTTGTGTTCCATCGCGATTTCAGCGGCCATACACACTTGCTCAGGGCTACCGCCAAGCAGCTCAGCCAGACCAGCGGCTGCCATTGAACAGGCTACGCCCACTTCACCCTGACAGCCGACTTCAGCGCCAGAGATGGAGGCATTTTGCTTGTACAGACCACCGATTGCGCCAGAAGCGGCAAAGTAACGGATGTAATCTTTTTCGGTTACGGTTTGGATGAACTTGTCGTAGTACGCCAGAACCGCAGGAATGATGCCACATGCACCGTTGGTTGGTGCTGTCACCACGCGGCCACCGGCTGCGTTTTCTTCGTTCACAGCAAATGCGTACATGTTAACCCAGTCAACCACCGCCATTGGATCGTTGGTGATTTTCTCTGAAGTCAGCAGTTGTTGACGCAGAGCAGCCGCACGACGAGGAACACGCAGAGGCCCAGGCAGAATGCCTTCGGTGCTCATACCACGTTCCATACATTCACGCATGGTGCGCCAAATGTTGGCGAAATAAGTACGCACTTCTTCATCAGAGTGCAGCGCTTTTTCGTTCGCCATCACCAGTGTACTCATCGACAGACCGCTGTCTTTACACTGGTTTACCAGCTCTTCAGCTGTGCTGAACGGGTAAGGCACTTGAACAGGAGACTCAATGGCTTTACCAAAGTTCTCTTCATCCACGATGAAACCACCGCCGATAGAGTAGTAAGTCTTTGAATATGCAACGTCTTCATCAATCCACGCGTGAATCTGCATACCGTTTTCGTGCAGAGACAGGTTTGTTCTGTGGAAGTTCATGCCACCTTCACGAGGGAAGGCAACCGTATGACAGTGCATGCCGACAGGTAGGCGTTCAGTTTCTTCAACGCGGGCAATGAAGCCCGGAATGGCATCGATATCCACTTTTTCTGGCGTGTTGCCTGCCAGACCCATGATGATCGCGATATCCGTGTGGTGACCTTTCCCTGTCAGTGACAATGATCCATAAACGTCCACGGTGATTTTAGTGATGTCGCGCAATTTTCCCATTGCACGCAGGTCATCAATAAACTGCTTACCCGCTTTCATCGGTCCGACTGTGTGTGAGCTCGAAGGACCGACACCGATTTTATAGATATCAAATACACTAATCATATTGATTACCTCAAAAGTAAGCCCCCCTTATCGATAAGGGAGGCTCTTTATTATCGTTATATTCTGTGTTCTAAGCTCATACTTTACGTAGAGATTAAAGAGCGCCGTAGATTACAGAACTAATGGCTGCAAGACCACAAATAACTGTGAAAATTTGCACTGGTGCTGAAGTCTTGTACTTCGCCATTGCAGGTACTTTCTGCATCGCGAAAACCGGCAGCAGGAAGAGGATTGCGGCAATCATTGGAGCGCCCATGGTCTCAATCATGCCCAGGATGCTTGGGTTAACAATTGCTACCATCCAAGTGGTCACTACGATGAAGATCAGAGAGATTTTTTCAATCTTGCTGATAGGCATCTCGCTGCGAGATTTTACCAGACCGACCAGACCTTCGTGCGCACCTAGGAAGTGGCCGAAGTAGCTTGAAGTGATCGCTGCAAATGCCACGATTGGACCCAAGTAAGAGATCATTGGTGATTCATGGATGTTTGCCAGGTAAGACAGAACGCTGATGTTTTGTTCTTTCGCCATAGCCAGTTGCTCTGGAGACAGAGACAGAACCACAGAGAAGACGAAGAACATAACAAAGCCCATCAGCATCATGGCTGCGCCGCCAGTGATCATGTCGGTTTTAGCAACCGCATTGTCACCGTGTTGCATGCGCTGTTCTTTAGTGAACTGGCTGATGATTGGGCTGTGGTTGAACGAGAACACAATGATAGGGATCGCAAGCCAAATGATAGCAGGCATGCCAGACCAGTCAGGTGCCACTTCCATCATCGAAGTGTTCCATTCAGGGATCAGGAATACAGACAACGCCAGCAGGATGAATACCAGTGGGTAAACCATCGCAGAGGTTGCTTTCAGCATCAATTCTTTACCGAATACGACACCAGCAGTCATGGCTGAAATCAGCGCACCTGACAGTAACCAGCGAGGAATCGATTCCATGCCGATCTGGTTTACCAGGAAAGAATCCACTGTGTTTGTAATACCAACACCGTAGATCAGAACGATAGGGTAAATCGCGAAAAAGTAAGCAAAGGTAATAAGGTTAGCGCCAGCTTTACCAAAGTGTTCTTCTACAGTGTCTGTGATGTCCGATTCAGGGTTTTTCGCTGATAAAACGAAACGTGCCAAGCTCTTATGAGCGAACCACGTCATTGGAGCAGCGAGTAGGGCTAAAATAACTAATGGCCAAAAACCGCCCGCACCAGCCTTGATAGGCAGAAACAGAACGCCTGCGCCTACGGCGGTACCGAACAGCGACAGAGACCATACGAAATCTTTATAGGTCCATTTACCAGCAGATTGTGTGGTAGATGAAACCGTAGTGGTTGTATTCATGTTGTTTTACTCATTTTTGGGAACAGGAAATAAGTCGAGCGCAATTTTGCAGAATTTTCTTCTATGAAAACTAGATCTAAATCATGAATTGTCTGCGCTTATTGAATGATATGTCAAAAACCCATCTCGGATCACGAAAAACCTGTGCTACATGTAAAAATTGTTAATGAGTTGGATTAGTAAAAGTTATCCGAATATGTGCAATCATGAGAATAACTTATCGCAAACGTTTGCGTCAAAGGTGAGGTTGTTAGCAGAGTGTTGGTGAAAAGCTAATAAAACTAAGGAGTGGCGGGTTCATCGACCACTATTTATGTGTTTTTGTAGGGATTGGATGATTTGTGCCGTCATACCCCATATAAAATGATGTTTATATGGAATGGCGAACACTCGGTGAGGGGAGTTTTTGATTTGAAAAGTGTTGCTGAACAGTTGACGACGATCCAACAGGAAGTCGGCAGGGACCTCAAAAACTTCTTCTACCTCGTTCGCATCGATGAGGGTTTTATAATCTGGTGAAATAAATGCCAACACGGGTGTTACCGCAAATTTACTCACGGTAACAAGCTCGGGGAGCTGACCAAGAATTTCAATCTGATCTTCCTGAATGCCGATCTCTTCACGCGTTTCACGCATGGCGGTTTGGTACAACGTGCCATCGCTCTCTTCATATTTCCCACCCGGAAAACTGATCTGGCCCGGGTGATGTTTCAGATGTGCGGCGCGTTTAGTGAGCACCACATTCAAACCCGTCGGGCGTTCAACAAAACCAATCAAAACAGAAGCTTTTCTTAACGAAAGGGATTTCAGGTGTGCGACGCGATGAAGGGATTCTGCGTGGTAGCCCACCGGAGTAATCAGTTGGAAACCCCGAATCAATTCGGCTTTGCTGATTGGACGCAAAATTATTCTCTCCATCGGCGATTTGAAAATCTAAACTTTATGAATCATGCTTTTATGAGCCTAGTTTAAGGATAGCTCAATAATATGAAAGGCATTATTTTTACCGAGTTTCTCGAGCTGGTTGAAGATAAGTTTGGCTTAGACGTATTGGACCAGGTTCTTGAGCAGGCGGCAGATTCCGGAGTATATACGTCAGTCGGCAGTTATGATCATAAAGCCTTGGTGAAACTGATTATTGAGCTCAGCCGCGTGACTGGGATTGATAGTAATCAGTTACAACGGGTTTATGGAGTCAGCGTTTTTCAGTCGCTGTATCGGACAGTGCCTGCGTCTGCTAATTTGTCTCAGGTGAACAGCTGTTTTGCGTTTATTCGTCACGTAGAGGACTACATACACGTGGAAGTTAAGAAGCTGTATCCAGACGCCAAACCACCCCGGTTCCTGTTTATCGATGAATCCGCCGCAGAGGTCAGTTTTGATTATCAGAGTGCTCGCTGTATGTCTCATGTTTGTTTGGGGCTGCTGCAAGGATGCGCAGACTACTTCGGTGAAAAAATTGATGTTGTTATGGAACCCCAATCGGAAGACCTCAGCCGGGTCCGGTTTACCGTAACGCTGATTGAATAGGTGAAAGCATGAGTTCTGAGTCTCCCATGGAACGGAAGCTCAAACGAGAAATGGCTGCACGTAAAGAAGCTGAAAAGCTGCTTGAGCAAAAAAGCTATGAGCTGTATCAGGCCAATCAGCAGTTAAATTTGGCCCTGAAACAGTTGCAAAAGCAAACGTTGCAGGATTTGCAAAAGTTTGAGTTTGAAGAGCACATCGACTCCACGCTGATATATTTCGGGCGCGCGTTTCTTTCGCGTGCACTGGACAGCACCTTACTCGCCACGTTTATTGAGCGCCTGATCCAGACACCAGTCATCACGAGTGTATTTCTGCAATTGTCGCCGGATCAAGTGGATGGGTTGGTTGAGAACCAACTCGGGAACATTGAGCTGTCGCTGATCCAACCCTATATGTAAGTGCCGCACTGGCAGCAGGATTACCTTTGCCTGCCGCTGATGGTTGAGCGTTTGTCGGCTGGCCATATGGTGTTTGAGATTCATTCAGAGAACATTGAACGAGAGTTCATGGTTAAGCAGTTGTCCTTAGTCGGTGAGTTGCTGTGCAGCGCGCTCAGTCGTCAGATGATCATGAAACGTCAGGTCGAGTCGCGAAAGCGGGCAGAAGAGTCAGAAAAAGCGACCAAAGAATTTGTCGCTATGATTAATCATGAATTGCGTACGCCGCTGAATGGCTTGCTCGGTAGTGCCGAACTGCTTGCCGACACCCTGTTGGATGCAGAGCAGCAAAGTTATCTGACCAACTTGCAACACTCCGGGGACATGCTGCGCGTCATCATCAACGACCTGCTGGATTTCAGCAAAATGAATGCGGGGATGATGCAACTCATCATGACGCAATTTCGCTGGCAGGATCTGCAAAATACTCTGTACGGCATTTTCACCAACAAAGCGCGAGAAGGTGGCATCGGGTTTGTGATTGAATCTCGGGGCGACTTTCCTGCCTACTGGATTGGCGATGTTGAACGCATTAACCAGATTCTGGTCAATCTGGTTGGGAACGCAATCAAGTTCACCCATACCGGCGAAGTGAAAGTGTTGGCGCGCTGGATCAATGACCGTCTGCTACTGCGTATTACGGATACCGGAATTGGTATCCCCTTTGAGTCTCATGCCACCTTGTTTGACCCATTTACTCAGGTTGATCGTTCATCAAGCCGTCAGTATGAGGGAACCGGACTTGGTCTGGCCATCTGCAAGAATCTGGTCGAGCTCATGCAAGGCGACATCGACTTTTCCAGTGTGGAAGGCGAGGGAACAGAGTTTTTTGTGTCAATACCGCTGGAGATTGGCTCGCGTGAGTTGAAAGTGCCAATGTACGAAAGCCGGCCGCTGCGCGTCAGCCCTGATGCTCTGCGCCAGCATTCTATTCTGGTGGTGGACGATATTCGTATGAATCAGTTGGTGATCAACCAAATGCTGAAAAAGGTGAATCTTACTCCGGATAATTGTGAAAACGGAGTACAGGCGATTGAGGCGGTTGAGAACAAACCGTATGACCTGATTTTTATGGATTGCCGTATGCCGGAAATGGACGGCTTTGATGCCACTGAAAGACTGCGCAAAAGTGGCTTCAACATGCCTATCATCGCACTTACCGCGGCGACGACGCTGGAGGAGCGGGAGCGCTGCCTTCAGTGTGGAATGAATGACATCCTGACCAAGCCTTACACTGCGCTGGATCTGGATGCCATCCTCAACAAATGGCTGAGTTAATTTTCCAACACCGGCAGAATACGGCTCAGCTTATCTAACGTTTCCTGATATTCCGCTTCACATTGGCTGTCGGCGACCACACCACCGCCTGCCCACGCATACAACTGTTGATTCTGCGCGACCAGAGTACGGATGGTAATGCTGGTATCCATTCGGCCGTGACGGCTGATGTAACCAATCGACCCACAGTACGCACTGCGACGATGAGGCTCGAGCTCTTCAATGATTTCCATCGCCCGAACTTTGGGCGCGCCAGTAATTGAACCGCCCGGGAAGCAG
It contains:
- a CDS encoding CoA pyrophosphatase, with translation MRPISKAELIRGFQLITPVGYHAESLHRVAHLKSLSLRKASVLIGFVERPTGLNVVLTKRAAHLKHHPGQISFPGGKYEESDGTLYQTAMRETREEIGIQEDQIEILGQLPELVTVSKFAVTPVLAFISPDYKTLIDANEVEEVFEVPADFLLDRRQLFSNTFQIKNSPHRVFAIPYKHHFIWGMTAQIIQSLQKHINSGR
- a CDS encoding heme NO-binding domain-containing protein; translation: MKGIIFTEFLELVEDKFGLDVLDQVLEQAADSGVYTSVGSYDHKALVKLIIELSRVTGIDSNQLQRVYGVSVFQSLYRTVPASANLSQVNSCFAFIRHVEDYIHVEVKKLYPDAKPPRFLFIDESAAEVSFDYQSARCMSHVCLGLLQGCADYFGEKIDVVMEPQSEDLSRVRFTVTLIE
- a CDS encoding L-serine ammonia-lyase; translated protein: MISVFDIYKIGVGPSSSHTVGPMKAGKQFIDDLRAMGKLRDITKITVDVYGSLSLTGKGHHTDIAIIMGLAGNTPEKVDIDAIPGFIARVEETERLPVGMHCHTVAFPREGGMNFHRTNLSLHENGMQIHAWIDEDVAYSKTYYSIGGGFIVDEENFGKAIESPVQVPYPFSTAEELVNQCKDSGLSMSTLVMANEKALHSDEEVRTYFANIWRTMRECMERGMSTEGILPGPLRVPRRAAALRQQLLTSEKITNDPMAVVDWVNMYAFAVNEENAAGGRVVTAPTNGACGIIPAVLAYYDKFIQTVTEKDYIRYFAASGAIGGLYKQNASISGAEVGCQGEVGVACSMAAAGLAELLGGSPEQVCMAAEIAMEHNLGLTCDPVAGQVQVPCIERNGIAAVKAINSTRMALRRSSAPRVSLDKVIETMLETGKDMNAKYRETSTGGLAVKVIC
- a CDS encoding aromatic amino acid transport family protein; translated protein: MNTTTTVSSTTQSAGKWTYKDFVWSLSLFGTAVGAGVLFLPIKAGAGGFWPLVILALLAAPMTWFAHKSLARFVLSAKNPESDITDTVEEHFGKAGANLITFAYFFAIYPIVLIYGVGITNTVDSFLVNQIGMESIPRWLLSGALISAMTAGVVFGKELMLKATSAMVYPLVFILLALSVFLIPEWNTSMMEVAPDWSGMPAIIWLAIPIIVFSFNHSPIISQFTKEQRMQHGDNAVAKTDMITGGAAMMLMGFVMFFVFSVVLSLSPEQLAMAKEQNISVLSYLANIHESPMISYLGPIVAFAAITSSYFGHFLGAHEGLVGLVKSRSEMPISKIEKISLIFIVVTTWMVAIVNPSILGMIETMGAPMIAAILFLLPVFAMQKVPAMAKYKTSAPVQIFTVICGLAAISSVIYGAL